Proteins found in one Vicia villosa cultivar HV-30 ecotype Madison, WI unplaced genomic scaffold, Vvil1.0 ctg.000262F_1_1_1, whole genome shotgun sequence genomic segment:
- the LOC131626125 gene encoding superoxide dismutase [Cu-Zn], giving the protein MVKAVAVLSNSNEVSGTINFIQEGNGPTTVTGTLAGLKPGLHGFHIHALGDTTNGCISTGPHFNPNGKEHGAPEDETRHAGDLGNINVGDDGTVSFSITDNQIPLTGTNSIIGRAVVVHADPDDLGKGGHELSKSTGNAGGRVACGIIGLQG; this is encoded by the exons ATGGTGAAGGCTGTGGCAGTTCTTAGTAACAGTAACGAGGTCTCTGGTACTATTAACTTCATTCAGGAGGGAAATG GTCCAACCACTGTAACTGGAACTCTTGCTGGTCTTAAGCCTGGTCTCCACGGCTTCCATATCCATGCCTTGGGAGACACCACAAACGGTTGCATTTCAACTG GACCACATTTCAACCCTAATGGGAAGGAACATGGTGCCCCTGAGGATGAGACTAGACATGCTGGTGATTTAGGAAATATCAATGTTGGTGATGATG GAACTGTAAGCTTCTCCATTACTGACAACCAG ATCCCTCTCACTGGAACAAACTCCATCATAGGAAGGGCTGTTGTTGTCCATGCCGATCCTGATGATCTTGGGAAAG GTGGTCATGAGCTTAGCAAATCTACTGGAAATGCCGGTGGCAGAGTAGCTTGTG GTATTATTGGGTTGCAAGGATAG
- the LOC131626092 gene encoding sodium/hydrogen exchanger 1-like — protein MSSEFLRMLNTSDYASIISMNLFVALLCACIVIGHLLEDHRWANESITALLIGLCTGEIILWISRGKSSHLLVFSEDLFFIYLLPPIIFNAGFQVKKKRFFVNFMTIMMFGAIGTLISCSIISFGVIQIFKRLGFSELDLGDAIAIGAIFAATDSVCTLQVLNQDETPLLYSLVFGEGVVNDATSVVLFNAIKSFDLERLDHGLALKFFGNFLYLFIASTMLGVLGGLLSAYIIKKLYFGRHSTDREVALMMLMAYLTYILAELWYLSGILTVFFCGIVMSHYTWHNVTESSRITTKHSFATLSFVAETFLFLYVGMDALDMEKWRFVSDRPGTSVVVSSVLLALVLIGRAAFVFPLSFLSNLTKNSPNEKISFRQQVIIWWAGLMRGAVSMALAYNQFTMSGHTQLRFNAIMITSTITVVLVSTMVFGMMTKPLIRFLLPLSPVPKRKNSMANLDDTSPKSVTVPFLGDSQGSEADIDVNDFHRPSSLRDLLTTPTHTVHRLWRKFDNAVMRPVFGGRGFVPVCPTLPNQNDGQPQPQPQ, from the exons ATGTCTTCTGAGTTTCTTAGAATGTTAAACACTTCGGATTATGCATCCATTATATCAATGAACCTATTCGTAGCATTGTTATGTGCTTGCATAGTCATTGGTCATCTTCTCGAGGATCATCGCTGGGCTAACGAATCTATCACCGCTCTCCTGATA GGTCTTTGCACTGGTGAGATTATTTTATGGATAAGTCGCGGTAAAAGCTCGCATCTTCTTGTTTTCAGTGAAGATCTTTTTTTCATATACCTTCTACCTCCAATCATATTCAATGCCGG GTTTCAGGTGAAAAAGAAACGGTTCTTCGTTAACTTCATGACAATCATGATGTTTGGTGCTATTGGTACATTGATAAGTTGTAGCATCATAAGTTTTG GTGTAATACAAATTTTTAAGAGACTGGGTTTCAGTGAACTCGATCTAGGAGATGCTATAG CAATTGGTGCGATATTTGCCGCGACAGATTCAGTGTGCACATTGCAG GTGTTAAACCAGGATGAGACGCCTTTACTATACAGCCTTGTATTTGGCGAGGGTGTTGTGAACGATGCTACTTCAGTCGTGCTTTTCAATGCGATCAAAAGTTTTGATCTTGAACGACTTGACCATGGACTTGCTTTGAAATTTTTCGGCAACTTCTTGTATCTGTTTATAGCAAGCACCATGCTTGGAGTTTTG GGTGGTCTACTTAGTGCATACATTATCAAAAAGCTCTATTTTGGAAG GCACTCAACCGATCGCGAAGTTGCTCTCATGATGCTAATGGCATACCTTACCTATATTTTAGCTGAA TTATGGTATCTGAGTGGCATTCTAACTGTATTCTTTTGTGGAATTGTAATGTCTCACTATACATGGCATAATGTGACAGAGAGTTCAAGAATCACTACCAA ACATTCGTTTGCAACCTTGTCATTTGTTGCTGAGACATTTCTCTTCCTTTATGTTGGTATGGACGCCTTAGACATGGAAAAATGGAGATTTGTTAGTGATAG ACCTGGAACATCTGTTGTTGTGAGTTCAGTATTATTAGCTCTAGTTCTCATCGGAAGAGCAGCATTTGTTTTTCCCTTATCATTCTTATCCAACTTGACAAAAAACTCACCAAATGAGAAAATAAGCTTTAGGCAACAG GTGATTATTTGGTGGGCTGGTCTTATGAGAGGTGCTGTTTCAATGGCACTTGCCTATAATCAG TTTACTATGTCGGGGCATACTCAACTGCGATTCAACGCTATTATGATCACAAGTACCATCACTGTTGTGCTTGTCAGTACAATG GTGTTTGGTATGATGACTAAGCCACTGATAAGGTTCTTGCTTCCACTCAGTCCCGTTCCAAAACGGAAAAACAGCATGGCGAATCTTGATGATACTTCACCGAAATCAGTCACAGTGCCATTCCTCGGAGATAGTCAAGGTTCTGAAGCTGATATTGATGTCAATGATTTTCACCGTCCAAGCAGCCTTCGTGATTTACTCACCACTCCAACACATACCGTTCATCGGTTATGGCGTAAGTTTGATAATGCAGTAATGCGTCCGGTTTTTGGTGGTAGGGGTTTTGTTCCTGTTTGTCCTACTTTGCCGAATCAAAATGACGGCCAACCGCAACCGCAACCGCAGTGA
- the LOC131626107 gene encoding uncharacterized protein LOC131626107, translating to MEKIREFSSSTGLVASNPKSKIYFGGVREDTQDLIQQVTGFAIGTLPFKYLGVPLASRKLIIHMCQPLIERRISRLNHWCTRILSYADRVQLVRSVLFPIANYWMQVFHLPKKIIHHVETMCRSFIWKGKDNLSRKAHVSWESMCDPVSAGRNTINLTLWSRATIGKMLWNLCAKADKLWIRWINMYYIKGRECTNFIPPQQCSWTLKCMFEFEIELRMTDLEGSYPAPEVYYR from the coding sequence atggaaaaGATTAGAGAGTTTTCTTCTAGCACAGGCCTTGTTGCTAGTAATCCCAAGAGTAAGATCTACTTTGGAGGAGTGAGGGAGGATACTCAAGATCTAATCCAGCAGGTAACTGGCTTTGCCATTggtactcttcctttcaaataTTTAGGTGTCCCCTTGGCTAGTAGGAAGCTAATAATCCATATGTGCCAACCCTTGATTGAGAGAAGGATTAGTAGACTTAATCATTGGTGCACTAGGATTCTATCATATGCAGACAGAGTTCAATTGGTTAGAAGTGTACTTTTCCCCATAGCCAATTACTGGATGCAGGTGTTCCATCTTCCTAAAAAGATTATTCACCATGTTGAAACTATGTGTAGAAGCTTTATTTGGAAAGGCAAGGATAATCTTTCAAGGAAAGCTCATGTGTCTTGGGAGAGCATGTGTGATCCTGTTTCTGCTGGTAGAAACACGATCAACCTGACTTTGTGGAGTAGAGCTACAATTGGAAAAATGCTATGGAATCTCTGTGCTAAAGCTGATAAGCTTTGGATAAGATGGATTAATATGTATTACATCAAAGGTAGGGAATGTACCAACTTTATTCCTCCCCAACAATGCTCTTGGACTCTGAAATGTATGTTCGAATTTGAAATAGAGTTGAGGATGACAGACTTGGAGGGAAGCTACCCTGCACCAGAAGTATACTACCGGTAG